One part of the Stigmatopora argus isolate UIUO_Sarg chromosome 8, RoL_Sarg_1.0, whole genome shotgun sequence genome encodes these proteins:
- the rai2 gene encoding retinoic acid-induced protein 2, whose translation MEASSESSRSDATQNPEREERGGGVVPSGATGLNKGSPAEKPGSATDGGALKMSAAVLHPVCLGDNPLMVPIHLQMAAGAGAQLSPIGAAPYLLTGPNQVSLPLVLDPSVIPQNNLLCSNSLSFVEQKSAGAGLGPPSDANLLSLLQNPAFAAILQDLFPPQGAPPPCQSPGSPFFPYSSPLAPLVPPATLLVPYPVVIPLPVPMPIPLPVPVPQTEDSKSELSKTVCAQSKSTQTPREPDSAPQSASPQILDLSMRRPCGVEPKQEYPAPPLQDSVLDLSVPAFRKRGGPSSLGPTRSLERSASLDSKIPGGLASADFSRQRKWTADGNGGVGASAAPNPEAVGPSPTSKVIVSVKDAIPAILCGKIKGLSGVSTKNFSIKRDGSQGAAPRLFGAAPPPSPSRHDPDAASKKVPGGKTGAIKLKKVGSQEIHFLPIKKQRLAALFPRK comes from the coding sequence ATGGAAGCGTCTTCGGAATCGTCGCGCTCCGACGCCACGCAAAACCCGGAGAGAGAGGAGCGCGGCGGTGGCGTCGTCCCGTCGGGCGCCACGGGATTGAACAAGGGAAGCCCGGCGGAGAAGCCCGGCTCGGCCACGGACGGCGGCGCCCTGAAAATGTCCGCCGCCGTCCTGCACCCCGTGTGCTTGGGCGACAACCCTCTGATGGTCCCCATCCATCTCCAGATGGCGGCGGGCGCGGGGGCCCAACTGAGTCCCATAGGGGCGGCGCCCTACTTGCTGACGGGCCCCAACCAGGTCTCCCTGCCGCTGGTCTTGGACCCGTCCGTGATTCCGCAGAACAACCTCCTCTGCTCTAACTCGCTGTCCTTCGTGGAGCAGAAgtcggcgggggcggggctaggGCCCCCGTCGGACGCCAATCTGCTTTCCCTCCTCCAGAACCCCGCCTTCGCCGCCATCCTGCAGGACCTGTTCCCGCCCCAGGGCGCTCCGCCCCCCTGCCAATCGCCGGGTTCCCCCTTTTTCCCGTACTCGTCACCCCTGGCCCCGCTGGTCCCGCCCGCCACTCTGCTGGTCCCGTACCCCGTGGTCATCCCGCTACCGGTCCCCATGCCCATCCCGCTGCCCGTCCCCGTCCCCCAGACCGAGGACTCCAAAAGTGAGCTCTCGAAAACAGTCTGCGCGCAAAGCAAGAGCACTCAGACTCCCCGGGAGCCGGACTCGGCCCCTCAGAGCGCGTCCCCTCAAATTCTGGACCTTTCCATGCGTCGGCCGTGCGGCGTGGAACCCAAGCAGGAGTACCCGGCGCCCCCGCTGCAGGACAGCGTGCTGGACCTGTCGGTGCCCGCCTTCCGGAAACGGGGCGGGCCCTCCTCGCTGGGGCCCACCCGGTCCCTGGAACGTAGCGCCAGCTTGGACTCGAAGATCCCGGGAGGTCTGGCGTCTGCGGACTTCAGCCGGCAGCGCAAGTGGACGGCAGACGGCAACGGTGGCGTGGGTGCTTCGGCCGCCCCCAACCCGGAGGCGGTCGGCCCCTCGCCGACGTCCAAAGTCATCGTTTCCGTCAAGGACGCCATCCCGGCCATCCTGTGCGGGAAGATCAAGGGCCTCTCGGGGGTCTCCACCAAGAACTTCTCCATCAAACGTGACGGCAGCCAGGGGGCGGCGCCCCGGCTCTTCGGCGCGGCGCCCCCGCCGTCGCCCTCGCGGCACGATCCCGACGCGGCCTCGAAGAAGGTCCCCGGCGGGAAAACGGGCGCCATCAAACTGAAGAAAGTCGGCTCCCAGGAGATCCACTTCCTGCCAATCAAGAAGCAGAGACTGGCGGCGCTCTTCCCCAGGAAGTAA
- the LOC144078783 gene encoding sex comb on midleg-like protein 2, translating to MGKTPLKEQRDGKKDKPTTGTTQEVTKDSFTWEEYLKETSSLPAPPSCFRQARVPPCNDFKVGMKLEAHDPRNSTSVCIATVMGLTGARLRLRLDGSDNSNDFWRLVDSSDVQPIGTCEKKGDMLQPPLGFRMNASSWPMFLLRTLNGAEMAPASAFKQEPLKPPHNAFTVGMKLEAVDKKNPHLICPATVGEVRGDEVFVTFDGWRGAFDYWCKYDSRDIFAVGWCALAKHSLQPPGNSVCLTKNPPTLTPSPSKTSRRPPQAPYRLPNPLLSLPVRKGVRGRRPKSETIALLKAAAEAAAQNGEARTASQPHRKRGPKPGSKRKAKILQRPPHPRGAAIQIQRGSPANMPSVVSTACVYIDKNANCGPHLDRKQVQHLPDHFGPAPVNSVLQQVVQSCLDCAYRPEVLLGALQTHSGSGKAVRVRMDGGVRAVKLPSASSAAFVLRFLETVCRHLQCDKLFSSQPFSRYAASYDGTKSVKEEALDSHSPSCNGKRNHAGVSPPYAAPLSPKHLRVDAHPSEAETLLYEDAVPIKRHMGSASDPATPRPQMARSRSEYHPSGAAPAPRRLASNPADLPSTPALRCMEASSTTGPESGAAGREGRRPTAGKNPASWSVDEVMQFVRDADPATLAPHAELFRKHEIDGKALMLLRSDMIMKYMGLKLGPALKLCHHIDRLKQGNA from the exons ATGGGAAAAACGCCACTCAAAG AACAACGGgatggcaaaaaagacaaaccAACGACTGGGACGACGCAAGAAGTAACCAAAG ATTCTTTCACCTGGGAAGAATATCTAAAAGAGACGTCGTCGTTACCGGCGCCGCCGAGTTGTTTTCGCCAG GCTCGCGTCCCGCCGTGCAACGACTTCAAGGTGGGAATGAAACTGGAGGCCCACGACCCGCGTAACTCCACCTCGGTGTGCATCGCCACCGTCATGGGCCTGACGGGGGCTCGCCTGCGCCTCCGCCTGGACGGAAGCGACAACAGCAACGACTTCTGGAGATTGGTGGATTCCTCCGACGTGCAGCCCATCGGAACCTGTGAGAAGAAGGGAGACATGCTGCAACCGCCGCTAG GATTTCGCATGAACGCCTCGTCGTGGCCGATGTTCCTGCTGAGAACCTTGAACGGAGCGGAGATGGCCCCCGCGTCGGCCTTCAAGCAG GAGCCGCTGAAGCCCCCCCACAACGCCTTCACAGTGGGCATGAAATTGGAGGCGGTGGACAAGAAGAACCCGCATCTCATCTGCCCGGCAACCGTCGGCGAGGTGAGGGGCGACGAGGTCTTCGTCACCTTCGACGGTTGGAGGGGCGCCTTCGACTATTGGTGCAAGTACGACTCGCGGGATATATTCGCCGTGGGATGGTGCGCGCTCGCCAAGCACAGTTTGCAGCCGCCCGGCAACAGCG TCTGCCTGACAAAGAACCCGCCCACCCTGACGCCATCGCCTTCCAAGACGAGCAGGCGCCCCCCGCAGGCCCCTTACAGACTCCCCAACCCTCTCCTGTCATTACCCGTCAGGAAAGGGGTGCGCGGTCGGCGCCCCAAGAGCGAGACCATCGCCCTCCTCAAGGCCGCCGCCGAGGCCGCCGCCCAGAACGGCGAGGCACGCACTGCGTCTCAGCCCCACAGGAAACGAGGGCCCAAACCTGGAAGCAAG CGCAAAGCCAAGATTCTCCAAAGACCGCCGCACCCCCGCGGGGCCGCCATTCAGATTCAGCGCGGGAGCCCCGCCAACATGCCCTCGGTGGTCTCCACAG CCTGCGTCTACATCGACAAAAACGCAAACTGCGGCCCGCACCTGGACCGCAAGCAAGTGCAGCACCTGCCGGACCACTTCGGCCCGGCCCCCGTCAACTCCGTGCTCCAGCAGGTGGTCCAGTCCTGCCTGGACTGCGCCTACCGGCCTGAGGTTCTGCTCGGTGCTCTTCAGACTCACTCTGGGAGCGGCAAGGCGGTCAGGG TGAGAATGGACGGCGGCGTCCGCGCGGTCAAGCTGCCGTCGGCGTCCAGCGCCGCCTTCGTGCTGCGCTTCTTGGAAACGGTGTGCCGCCACCTACAGTGCGACAAACTGTTCAGCAGTCAGCCGTTTAGCCGCTACGCCGCGTCCTACGACGGGACCAAGTCGG TAAAAGAGGAAGCACTTGACTCCCACTCGCCGTCTTGCAACGGCAAGAGAAATCACGCCGGGGTTTCCCCGCCGTACGCCGCACCGCTGTCACCGAAACACCTGCGCGTTGACGCCCACCCTTCCGAAG CCGAGACGCTTCTGTACGAAGACGCCGTCCCGATAAAACGCCACATGGGCTCGGCGTCCGATCCCGCGACACCCCGGCCGCAGATGGCGCGAAGCCGGTCCGAATACCACCCCTCCGGCGCCGCCCCCGCGCCCCGTCGCCTGGCGTCCAATCCCGCCGACCTGCCATCGACGCCGGCACTTCGGTGCATGGAAG CTAGCTCCACCACCGGCCCAGAAAGCGGCGCCGCGGGCAGGGAGGGCCGGCGGCCAACGGCGGGTAAAAACCCCGCGTCCTGGTCCGTCGACGAGGTCATGCAGTTCGTGAGGGACGCCGATCCCGCCACGTTGGCGCCGCACGCCGAATTGTTCCGAAAACAC GAAATCGACGGCAAGGCGCTGATGCTCCTGCGCAGCGACATGATCATGAAGTACATGGGATTGAAATTAGGCCCCGCCCTCAAACTGTGCCATCACATCGACCGGCTGAAACAAGGCAACGCGTAA